DNA sequence from the Prolixibacter sp. SD074 genome:
CGTTATAAATAATACCATCGGCTTCAACCTGCATATGTACTTTACCAATATCGTCACTTCCACGTGTAATGGCCTGAATCAGGAACTCTTCCAGGACTACCTTTCGGTGAATAATATCCTTTACAGCTAAAATAGCCGCATCAACCGGGCCGTTACCTGATTCAGTCGCGGTAAACTTCTCTCCGGCAATATCCAGTTTGACGGTTGCCATAGGAACCAAATCTTTTCCGGTTACCACCTGCAGGAAGTCTATTTTTATCCGGTGCTCTCCTTTACCAATCTCACCGAGCAATACCAACAGATCATCATCTTTAATCTGTTTCTTCTTGTCGGCCAGTTTCAGAAAATCCTCATACACTTCATCCAACTTTGTTTTGTCCAGTTTGAAGCCTAGGCCCTCCAAACGGTGCTTCAATGCCGCACGACCACTACGGGCTGTCAGCAGAATAGATGATTCATTGATACCAACTTCTGCCGGATCAATGATTTCGTAGTTTTCGCGGTTTTTCAGCACACCATCCTGATGAATACCACTTGAGTGAGCAAATGCATTCCTCCCAACGATAGCTTTATTTGGCTGAACCGGCATATTCATCAGGCTGGAAACCAACCGGCTGGTTTTGTATATATTTTTTGTATTGATATTGGTATACAGATCCAACTCTTTGTGCGAACGAAGTGTCATTACGACCTCCTCCAGGGAAGTGTTTCCCGCACGTTCACCAATACCATTTAGGGTTACCTCAACCTGACGGGCGCCATTCATAATTCCGGAAACGGTATTCGCGGTAGCCATTCCCAAATCGTTGTGACAGTGCGTTGAAATGGCCGCTTTATCAATTCCCTTTACGTTCTCTTTCAGGAAAAGAATTTTTTCACCGAATTCGTTGGGCAAACAGTATCCGGTTGTATCGGGAATATTGACCACTGTAGCCCCTGCTTTAATAACAGCCTCGATTACCCTGGCCAGATAAACATTGTCAGTCCGGCCGGCATCTTCAGCATAAAACTCAACATCCTCAACGTACTTTTTGGCATATTTTACTGCTGCAACAGAACGCTCAATGATTTCATCCTCATTGGAATTCAGTTTATACTTGATGTGATAAGGCGACGTACCAATACCGGTATGAATTCGTCCGTGTTTGGCATATTTCAACGCTTCGGCAGCTACGTCAATATCTTTTTCCACTGCACGGGTCAGGGCACAAATGGTAGGCCAGGTAACCGCTTTGGAAATTTCAACCACCGACTGGAAATCGCCGGGGCTGGAAATGGGAAAACCGGCTTCAATCACATCAACCCCTAGCAGTTCCAGGGCTTTTGCTACTTCGATTTTTTCAATCGTATTCAGCTGGCAACCCGGTACCTGCTCTCCATCTCGCAATGTGGTATCAAATACATATACCCTGTTATCATCCATGATTTTCTGTATTGAATTTTCTTAATTTACTTTTTCAAATATTCCCCGGCTTTGTGCTATTATGAAGAATGGAAAGAACCAGGTCCTCTCCATTCACATATCATTCGGCATCAGCCGTTATTTTCGGGACGCAATTGGCGCACGGTGGCACCAGCTTTCCACATTTCAGATTCGTGCAATTCCTTTAATTCCGCTTCCAACTTGACCCGGTAGTCTGACTTACTGTTTGAATCAATAGAACGTTGCGCTTCATTTCCGGCAGCGACTTCGCTGTACAGTTCTTCAAAGACCGGCTGTGTTGCATCGCGGAACCTCTTCCACCAATCCAACGCACCACGTTGAGCTGTGGTAGAGCAGTTGGCATACATCCAATCCATTCCGTTTTCAGCCACCAATGGCATCAAACTCTGGGTCAGCTCTTCAACCGTTTCGTTGAAAGCCTCAGAAGGTGTATGCCCATTTTTACGCAGCACTTCGTACTGTGCAGCGAAAATTCCCTGAATGGCCCCCATCAGGGTACCACGCTCTCCTGTCAGGTCAGAATAAACTTCCCGTTTGAAAGTGGTTTCGAACAGGTAACCTGAACCAACGCCAATTCCCAACGCAACAACACGTTCCTTCGCTTTTCCGGTAGCATCCTGGAAGATAGCGTAGCTGGAGTTCAGGCCACGGCCTTCGAGGAACATACGGCGCAAACTGGTACCTGAACCTTTCGGAGCAATCAGAATTACATCCACATCTTCCGGAGGAATAATACCCGTACGTTCTTTATAGGTTACGCCAAATCCATGAGAGAAATAAAGCGCTTTACCCGGGGCCAGGTGCTTTTTCACGGTAGGCCAAACAGCAATCTGGCCGGCATCGGATAGCAGGTATTGGATAATTGTTGCTTTCTCACAAGCTTCTTCCAGTTCGAAAAGTGTTTCACCGGGTACCCAACCGTCAGCTACGGCTTTATCCCATGATTTGGAATTTTTCCGCTGTCCGACAATTACATTCAATCCGTTATCACGAAGATTTAGTGACTGACCGGGGCCCTGTACACCGTAACCGAGTACGGCAATGGTTTCTTCGTTGAGTACTTCCTGCGCTTTTGCAAGAGGAAATTCTTCGCGGGTCACCACATTTTCTTCGACGCCGCCAAAATTCATTTTAGCCATTTTAATCTGATTTTGTTAAAAGTGTTGTTATAAGACCTTTTATTAATTCGATTTCATTTCAATGCTTGCGAGAAGTGCATCACGCTCAGCAAGGAATTCGGAAAGACGCTCGTTCGCTGAACGGGTAATCGCCACGCGGCCCGACCGAATAAACTGAAGCACGCCGAAACGGTTCAGTCCTTCGAAAAGCTCCTGCGTTTCCTCTTTGTGTCCGGTTTTCTCGATTACCGTGTAATCTTTGGTAATTTCCAAAATGCGGGCATTGTGTTGCCGCACGATCCGTTCAATCAGGTCCGATTCCATCAGTGCCTGGGTAGGGACTTTGTACAAAGCAATTTCCTGGAAGATCAT
Encoded proteins:
- a CDS encoding 2-isopropylmalate synthase, whose protein sequence is MDDNRVYVFDTTLRDGEQVPGCQLNTIEKIEVAKALELLGVDVIEAGFPISSPGDFQSVVEISKAVTWPTICALTRAVEKDIDVAAEALKYAKHGRIHTGIGTSPYHIKYKLNSNEDEIIERSVAAVKYAKKYVEDVEFYAEDAGRTDNVYLARVIEAVIKAGATVVNIPDTTGYCLPNEFGEKILFLKENVKGIDKAAISTHCHNDLGMATANTVSGIMNGARQVEVTLNGIGERAGNTSLEEVVMTLRSHKELDLYTNINTKNIYKTSRLVSSLMNMPVQPNKAIVGRNAFAHSSGIHQDGVLKNRENYEIIDPAEVGINESSILLTARSGRAALKHRLEGLGFKLDKTKLDEVYEDFLKLADKKKQIKDDDLLVLLGEIGKGEHRIKIDFLQVVTGKDLVPMATVKLDIAGEKFTATESGNGPVDAAILAVKDIIHRKVVLEEFLIQAITRGSDDIGKVHMQVEADGIIYNGFGANTDIITASVEAFIDAINKIGNGTGNKI
- the ilvC gene encoding ketol-acid reductoisomerase, translating into MAKMNFGGVEENVVTREEFPLAKAQEVLNEETIAVLGYGVQGPGQSLNLRDNGLNVIVGQRKNSKSWDKAVADGWVPGETLFELEEACEKATIIQYLLSDAGQIAVWPTVKKHLAPGKALYFSHGFGVTYKERTGIIPPEDVDVILIAPKGSGTSLRRMFLEGRGLNSSYAIFQDATGKAKERVVALGIGVGSGYLFETTFKREVYSDLTGERGTLMGAIQGIFAAQYEVLRKNGHTPSEAFNETVEELTQSLMPLVAENGMDWMYANCSTTAQRGALDWWKRFRDATQPVFEELYSEVAAGNEAQRSIDSNSKSDYRVKLEAELKELHESEMWKAGATVRQLRPENNG
- the ilvN gene encoding acetolactate synthase small subunit gives rise to the protein MKEEFIISAYSENHIGLLNRITIIFTRRKVNIESLTVSESALRGISKFTIVVSEERSRVENIVKQIEKQVDVLKAYFHRNDEMIFQEIALYKVPTQALMESDLIERIVRQHNARILEITKDYTVIEKTGHKEETQELFEGLNRFGVLQFIRSGRVAITRSANERLSEFLAERDALLASIEMKSN